A single region of the Changchengzhania lutea genome encodes:
- a CDS encoding acyl-CoA dehydrogenase: MDFNLSEEHIMISDAARDFAQTELLPGVIERDNKQEFPNELVRKMGDLGFMGIMVDPKYGGSGMDAISYVLIMEELSKVDASASVIVSVNNSLVCYGLETYGSEEQKQKYLTKLATGEFVGAFCLSEPEAGSDATSQKTTALDKGDHYLLNGTKNWITNGGRSDVYIVIAQTDRDKGSHGINAFIIEKGMEGFHIGPKEDKLGIRGSDTHTLQFNDVKVPKENRIGSNGSGFRFAMKTLSGGRIGIASQALGIAQGAYELALKYSKERKAFGTEICNHQAIAFKLADMYTDITAARMLVMKAASDKDNGINYDVSSAVAKLYASKVAMEHTVEAVQIHGGNGFVKDYHVERLMRDAKITQIYEGTSEIQKIVISRSILRD, from the coding sequence ATGGATTTTAATCTTTCAGAAGAACACATCATGATAAGCGATGCCGCTCGCGATTTTGCACAAACAGAATTACTTCCCGGCGTTATTGAACGCGATAACAAACAAGAATTTCCTAACGAATTGGTTCGTAAAATGGGCGATTTAGGTTTTATGGGTATTATGGTCGATCCTAAATACGGCGGAAGCGGTATGGATGCCATATCTTATGTGCTCATTATGGAAGAACTCTCTAAAGTTGATGCTTCGGCTTCAGTGATTGTGTCTGTAAATAATTCTTTAGTGTGCTATGGCTTAGAAACCTATGGTTCTGAAGAACAAAAACAAAAATACTTGACCAAATTAGCGACCGGTGAATTTGTTGGCGCATTTTGTTTAAGTGAACCAGAGGCAGGAAGTGATGCCACATCCCAAAAAACTACAGCATTAGATAAAGGTGACCATTATCTTTTGAACGGCACAAAAAACTGGATAACAAACGGGGGACGCTCTGATGTATATATAGTCATTGCGCAAACCGATAGAGATAAAGGATCTCATGGCATCAATGCTTTTATTATTGAAAAAGGCATGGAAGGTTTTCATATTGGTCCCAAAGAAGATAAACTAGGAATTCGCGGAAGCGACACCCATACATTACAATTTAATGACGTGAAAGTGCCGAAAGAAAATAGAATAGGCTCCAATGGCTCTGGGTTTAGATTTGCCATGAAAACCTTATCTGGTGGCCGTATTGGTATTGCATCTCAGGCCTTAGGTATTGCTCAAGGTGCTTACGAGTTAGCCTTAAAATATTCTAAAGAACGTAAAGCTTTTGGTACTGAAATTTGCAATCATCAAGCCATTGCTTTTAAATTGGCAGATATGTATACAGATATTACTGCAGCACGTATGTTAGTCATGAAAGCAGCATCAGATAAAGATAACGGTATTAACTATGATGTATCGAGCGCTGTTGCAAAATTATACGCCTCTAAAGTGGCCATGGAACACACGGTTGAAGCTGTGCAAATACATGGCGGTAACGGTTTTGTAAAGGATTACCATGTAGAGCGGTTAATGCGTGATGCAAAAATCACTCAGATATATGAGGGTACGTCAGAAATTCAGAAAATTGTTATTTCTAGAAGTATTTTAAGGGATTAA